The Chanos chanos chromosome 3, fChaCha1.1, whole genome shotgun sequence genome segment TGAGGTTACTTAATTTCAAATTGGTTTCAGTTAAATTTCAAGTTTTTTCAAAGTCCAACATTTTCAAGTTCCAAATCCAATATGCACTTGGAATTTATGAAATAGATCATGAATTGGCAGGGAATAACTGGCCCTTGTTTACACATGTCAGTTACTATTGTTGTGATATTGTTGATATGCTCTGGTGTTTTTGGATTGAAGAAAGGTGCTTTCTCACAGGTGTCATCATACTTGGAGTGCTTCCTGCTAAGTCCCATCTCTTTGATCTCTCTGATCATagaacaggagaagagagatgacATATTGTTTTCCGCCTCAATCTCATGTCTCAACTTCTCTGGAAAGTTCCGCCCATCTTACACTTTGATAAGAAGTCTGGGTCCTTTGTCTCTGGCCACATGAGTTGCAATGCCACAGAAGTTAGATAAGAGAAagatgttttaaagaaaaaacatgaaagtgGAAGAGAAAAGATACCTTGAAAGAGAATCTTTTGTCAGGGATTGTTCTagatttttgtgtgtaagtggatATTTGTTCAGATCCATAGACACCTTAAAATAGACGAGATGGTATTTTTTCCTGTATGTAATCATCACTAATTGCTTGGACAAGGAGCTTGCTCTTTGATAGCCGATGGTTACTGATCagactgatttttgttttatttaaacaaatttttggttatttttctctgacattaAACAGACTCTCTTCACCACAGAGCAAATACGGACTGTTTTGGGATGCATCGGAACATCtacaatttatttttttgtattatacCATTTGCtgtgatgacatttttttcGAATCTCCTTTGGTGCAGGAATTTGAACATGATTTGATGACAGAAGCAGTGTGTCAGATATTTCAGCATTTGGATAGAGCctttattcctttctttctcactgtatTTAAGTAAACTGTTCTATAGATTAAAACCAAGGCATGTTCTCACCAGTCTGTTAGCCTGGTATTAGTCACCTCTACCCCtgcttttctttccattttacaGCCTAATCCCCTTCTTTTCCCTCAGTCTCTGTTCCCACTCCTCCTCTCAGCTCAAATCTTACTGCACCTATATGCCCGCTGTTGCCTTAATCTCAGTTTTGAAaaggatttttctttctcttacacttTCCAGCCTGCtacttttttttacttccttttACCTCTTCAACTAATGTAATCTTAATTTAATCCCGCTCCCTTTGCCGACACTTAGCTCTTTCTTGCATTCTTCTCTAATGGctgctttctctcctttctctgtgctCGCTGACAGAGGGAAGAGGCAGGTTCTCCTGTAGACACTAAGACAGAGGTATTTTCCATGGTgaccagtctctgtctgtctgtctgtctgtctgtctgtctgttgatctgtctgtctgtgtctaagATTCAGAGGTCTATATAGCATGGTTAAGGAAGGTGGTAGACTGTACGAAAGATTTTATGCTTGGCAATGTGTAAACCATGTCATGCTccatgttttgtatttttagccttttgggttttttttgtggcttttcACATAAACAAAAGCCAGAATAGTCAGATTAGTTTTTCCTGGTATAATGAAGACATTATGTTAGAAAAtgcataaaatgtcatttttattgtcCTTGTCTAACTTAGTCAGGCGATCCTTTCTCTGTTGCATCCTCCTGATACTCATTAATGCAAACATAGCATCAATTATGTGCTCTCTGTAGTCTGAAACATGAGACTAAGGGAGACAGATGGTACTGAGAAATTACAGTGGATGGAAAACTTTCAGAATTTCTTAAATGTGGTATGCATGGTTCACTGGGTTTGAGGCTGGAGTGAAGGTTTTTGATAGTGATTTcaaattttttcattttgtaaatttCAGTTTTTGCACTGTGAGGATATTATAGTGTTTTGTCTGATAAATTATCCATATGCCTGCAGACTTTGATGAGCTGATTGAACTGTGTCAGTGCCCTGGGTGTAGAGTGCTGgacataaaattaaaacagttatTTTCTCCCAGTTGGGTTTATTTGTAAACTACTTGCGCAGAGAACACTTGTAAATAAGAAGTTTTACGGCCCCATAGTTACATCTGAAATACTAAATCGggtgttgttttcatttaggATTTGTTACATTTCAGAGTCCCACTCCCAAATGATTTGTGTCATCATCACATTTTGGAAAAGTCATGTTTCACACAACCGTGTTacgaaattttaaaaaatggtttggTCTCTTAATTTTGTAGCATTTGAGATAGGATCataataaattacaaaaaacaagttctctctcataggaaaatgtgaaatgtgaaaaattcGCTTAGAAAGACAATGCATCCAGGACAGTGAATTGAACATTGTGGCTATGTATTTCCATGGCTGTCTGAGTGCCTCTCTCTGCAAAGCTGTCTGCCTGCTTGCTTTCCAAACTTACCTGCtgtgctctccttctctgtttttacaCTTGACCCTGACCCTGCCAATCCTGACCCTCCCCCCTCTGCCTCCATTCGCCTTGCCCCTCATCAtgcctctgtctcactccccgCCTGCTTCACCACTCTCCCCAGTCGGACCTGGAAGTGACCCCACGTCCTAAACAGGAGGTACTGCTTCAGCCAGATCCAAGGCCTGAATATCCTCTACCTGTGACTAGATCCTTTGTAGTTTCTCTCATACTACCTGTCTGTCAGTAGAGGTAACAGAAACTGCTCCAAAATGGTGGTTGGTCCGTTCCTACCCATTGGCAGCACCAGCATGCATTGTGCTTTGATGGTGTCTGGTTATTGTGGGACCTGAAAAGAGTCTGTAATgattctctggaaaaaaaaaaccccacacagaatgATTAAGCCCAGATGCGTATAGTGAAAGGTATTTGGAGAGATATATTGTTGATTTGTCATTGCTGATTAATATCAGGTTTTTAAAATCCTTTGTGCTTTTGCCATCTGtgaaattgaaaaaacaaaatgaacagatgaagTGATGTAGTGTTGAATGAGTCAGGATTAGTGAGATCATGCATTCCCAATCTATCCATATTTTTTGATGGGTAATAGCAACAGATTTAGATGAATTAGACCATTTATAAAGGAATCATTATATAATCCCATTACATTAGGGAGCAAGTACCTTgatatttttatgaaaaaaaaaaaaccacaggaaCTTATTGGAATTATAGTGTGCTATATTTTGTACTTAACTGTACTGTGCACAGTTCCACTCTGTGCTGAGCTATGTAAGCCCAAAATagtaacacatataaatatgttGTGCAGATGTTACATGATCAAAATATTCATCTTCTATAGCATCTGTCAAATGGATGTGCTGTATCTAGAAGTGTAGTTGAAGATACAAGGCAGTCATTTCTGTAGTTATTGAGAAGATACTCACGTCACAGTTTCTGCTCTAATAAAAACTGACACTCAATCACCATTCATTTACGTCACCACTTTCATATGGGTGATCCAGCTCTTTTCTTGTTGCTTCTAATAGTTCTTGGATAAACCAGAGGATGTTCTGCAAAAACACCAGGCCAGCATCAATGAGCTGAAGAGAGCGTTGAGGGAGCCCAACAGTAAACTGGTCCACAGGGAGAAACGCCTGTCTGGAGCCTCCCCGGGCAGCACCCCAGAGAAGAAGGCTGTAAGTATGAGAGTCAGGGGATGCCAGCTGTGATGGGTTTTGGAGTAAGTGTGAATGACTTCAGAATGGCAGTCATTGTGAACTAAGATCTAAGAATGACTTACCatttctcttttactttcttatttgttttgccTTCCCGCTAAAGGATTGGGTTGACTTCTGTCATCTTACACCACTGGTCCAAAGCTGATATGTTTAGTAGTTCAAGTAGAAAgttgaaaagtttaaaatatgGTATTGCAAATACAACATGAATATTGATTCCCTTAAGCTCTTGTTACAACACCACATTAAGTGGAAATGTTTACCCCATGTTAAAAATCTTAATGATTCTTTACATTTCAGCAAATAATTTTAAGTATAGATACTGTACAGGATTCCTGCACAGTGAGTACAGATTATCAGGCCCCCAACcctcaatacacacatacaaactgcaATCCAGTGTGCAGCCTAGGAAATATACACATCACATTTAATTTTACTCTACAGAAACAGATCTTTTAGTAACATTAATAGAGATGAAGACAGGCCATTGAAACTGTTCACTCTATATTGATATATAGGCCTCTGTGGATTCCATATTGATTGAGGAGCAAGATGGTTGTCAAAGAGACTTGACCCTCAGTTCAAAAGAGGACAGGAGCAGGATACCGCCTAAAATAGCTCCATTAGCTGCTGACCCCCTAAGGGAAGGAGAAgacaacagcacaaacagagaTTTTATGAAACCCACATGTGATGAAGTGTCAGACACATTTGGAGCACAGACATCCGATTCTAATACTACCCCTTTGTCAGTGGAgtcagaaaagaacagagctaaacacttcattttaaaagacaagcATTACCCGGATGCAGATGGCCAGGAGAAGAAAACATATGATAATGAACCTCACTGTGGCAGGTTTCTGCCAGAGAATGGCATTCATGCAAATGGCTATGATGCACATCCAGCAGAAATATGCTTGAATTCAAGGATATTCCATTCAAATGAGGAAAGTGAAAGTCCAGATTTACCAAGCTACATGAACAGAGGTTGGCATGAGCCTTCCCCCAGTGCAGTCATAGTCAAACATATGAGAGACTGCGaaggagcacagagacagatcactgaaacagaacaggGAAATTTTGGCATTAAGAACCATTCTGATTTGGTGACTTGTACTGACAACAGCAAGACAAAAGATTTAAAGACTGAAGCACGTGAATCCACAAAACATGAGAGCACTCATTCAGGAGTGAAACGAGTTGTTCCTCTGAAACCAGAAAGATCAAAGAAATATAAAGGAAACAAAGGGATTCCTCAACAAGTACAAAACCAGAATGAGAGAAACTTCACTGCTGAGGTGGATGGTAATGACTTGACAAAGTCAAAAGAAAGTCCATCTGGCTGCAAACACAGTTTGGATGATGCCTCCTTTTCACACCCAAGCAATCCTTTGGCTGCTGATAGCAGCACAGCAGATGTCAACCCAGGACTAACGACTAATGGTCAGCTTGCAGAAGCCAGAGGAGCTTGCCAAAAGCAAAAGCCAGACAGGCAGAAACTGAAGGATTCAAGTGACCTTACTAGGCATAGATTTAGCTATGAATATGGACAAGCCCTTTACGAGGATCCAACCCCACTGTCTACCTACTCTTCAACTTCAATAGCCCCCCTGATGTTTGACCAAACTACTCCTTTAAACATTCCTGTCAAATCTCAAAGAACCAGAGATGGTGGCATTATAATACGGAACAGATCAATCAGTACCACTGACCCCTGCTACAGTCTTCTCAAGAACTGCAGCCTGGACACAGCCAAGAGGAAACCAGTGGTAACTGCTTAGCATCTGCTTGTCAGTCAATGGAACTGAAGCATCGCATGAAACAACTGCACATCcattttttgattgttttttttgccacccaaatgcacatacatgcataaggACCAGTATCTGAGGAGAGAGTCTTTTTTGCACCTAATCTCAGTAACTGATGTACACTAATTGAGATACACTAATTTCTAAGAGTATGAGGATGTCATTCTGCCACTGCCTCCCACCCTTTTTCCTGCTCTCCAATGCACAGCTTAGCATCTGCTTTCACATCTTACAAACCCTGTAGGATCCTCCATATAATTTCCATTGCTTAAGTTGCAGGCTTGTATTCCTCTAACTCTAATTCACTTTACCAGCAGTCTTTCCTTCCAACATCCGTTCTTCAGTGCTATTCTTCTCTGTTAGACATTGGATGGTTGTTGCAAGGAACCAACTACCTCCTCGCCATGCTATtacaaaaaagccatttttgcAAACTTGAAGTAGAACCAGCAAAAATGGCTTTGTTAAATGGGTCATGAGCAGGACAGATATAATGAGTTTGATAGGTTTCCTTTGTCTTGCACATATTAGCCATGTGTCAATGCTCAGCTCTTGGCTTTGGTTGTAGCAGTATTCACTTGGGTCTCAGAATTACCTTTTCACTTGGTGTTGTACCAGGCACTGTTTTTGAGGATCAAGGGAATCTGAGGTACTCTACCCCTCTGGACAGATGCCTTTCAGTTTGAACTTAACTAAGTTTCAGTTATACTGTTAAATCTGAGTTACAGGAATGACTGGTTAAAGATAGCTGGAAGTGGTTCATATAGAATTCTGATGAATATGTGTGTTGGcttttgaaattatttttgcCACAAAGTCCTAGGGGTAGAGTACATATTCCCGCACTGAAATAGAGGTTTAGACATCTGTCTTGCCATAGAGACCTTATAATTACTGGTTTGAGGTGGCATTCCTCCAGAACTTTTATCAAGAAAGCATTGGACTCATCTTTTGAATATCAGGCTTGACAGAAGTAGATTGATATTCAGAAAAGCCAGAATTTTGGATGAAGTTGTTTTTCCAAACCTGCATGAAATATCAACATTGCAACAGTCCGGGTTGCACgtaaaatgaatttgaaaggAAAAGCGTATGGGTTAGATCCAATATATCAAAAGACTTTGATTGTTAGTTTTGGCCCAGTGTCCTGCTCTGtggccatgttttttttcagtcgaCTAACTGTGCATTACTCTCCCTCATTTCACCTTTCAGGAGCCCGTCTCCACCCCAGCTATTCATGCGGAGCCACTGGAGGAAACCCAGGTGCCTCATACCATCCATTTACCCATGCATTTCACTGTGTGATTTTCCCTCAGCCAAAAATGGATTGTATCATGAATTTTACCATGATGTTTCCCATGCATCTTGCCATAGAATTTCAACCTTACTGCAAGCCTACCCACTCTTCACTGTTTAATGTGCTGCGTTATATGCTTCAGCTGCCTGAAAATGTCATTAGCATCCAAAGAGAGTACCATGCATTTATCTTCAGATAATTTGTTTGCTAATTCAGCAGTGGCTTGGTAGTGgacagaacacatttttttcccctttgaaaaTATAGTTCACTACTGTACTTTATATAATCACAAATTAAACATACAGTTCTAGTTCTAATCTTAAAATTGCATGAATTGTGAAATTGCATAAACTGcattttcagctgttttggctcgttgttttcttttttgacacaTAGTGCTATTATATAAAGATCCTCTCCTCAGTTGTATTCATGTGTCTTATGTCTTTAGTCCTTGTAATCAAAATCATGATGTCCTAACTGTAAAGCAGCATTTTGTGCTTTGTGAAACGTTCATTGCCCCTCCATAATTTGAACCATCATTTTCATCagtcctcctctgtttttatgtgACCCAAAGTGAAGGtcattctttcttctctttcacagagGGAGCCATGGGAAAGACACCTGGGGTCAGTGTCAGAAGATGATCTAGATCATGAGACCCCCTACCCTAAAGAGACACACCTGGGCATTGAGCGCAAGTGCTCCAGCATCACTGTGAGCTCCACATCAAGCTTGGAGGCTGAAGTGGACTTTACTGTCCTTATGGATCTCCAAACAGGGATGGAGGAATTCTCCAAAGGCATGTCTGAACTGGGTGAAAAAGACATCTCTCCTGGTCTGAGTCTCTCAGAACAGATGGAACCAGCCCGCCATTCTCCCCCTGCATTCATTTTAGGTGCAGACCCTATTGCACCTGTGGAGGAACCACCACCAGTAGAAGTTCGGAAGCCTGAGGTAAACAGCCCCCTCCCTCTTTGTATGATTATTAATTTCCATGTGTCTTCCCTCTCAGAAACAGATATTGCACCCTCATTTTTTAACCATTTTGTGGTagtttttttcatcattttttaaagtatCTCCATATCTCAGTATTGTATGTCTTTAACAGTTGTACATCTTTAACACATTGTGACCTTTTCCTCAAAGCCATTTGTGCCCAAGAAAGCCCCACGATCAGTGTTGGCAGCCCAGGCCATGAAAAGAGAAGCTGCTGAGTTGGCCAGCTCTCAGCTGACATGGAAAGAGGGCACTCAGGTGACCtccattcagccaatcagcagagagagcagtgacATCATAGCCTCTCAAACcttgagaaagacagaagtcAAGACAGAAACCCAACCCAATGGGTCAGAAGTCACTACAACTATCATGGAGATCACAGACCAGGTATCAGTGGAATCTGTATGTTCACAAACAAAATTTGTCTACATGAATAATTTAGGTCATTTTAAACAATTCATGCTAACTCCCTTGACCCAACCCCCTTGAACATTTCTCTTTGTACCGTGCATAGGCACACCTGATTCTAATGTTTTGGAACAAAAATGTTCAGAGCAGGGAGACACTGAGGTCTGGGttgagaaacactggtttatACAAGGGTGCAAGATTCTTATTAAACCTGTTAGGATACAACGGATATGACTGTTATTCTGAAGTATGTTAGGTGTGTCAGACTGTTTGAATTAGTGATTGCAGGGAGAACCTGTCTTTACTGGATTAGTGTGTGGCTCTATGCAAGGATTATGTGGATGTGCTgaaatacatatgtgtgtgtatttcatgtaAGGACCATGGTGTGAGCGGTGTAAGAGAAGCTCGTTATTCGATGATAGAGACTGCATCTCCAGTGAGTATTCAGACCTGCTCAGCCAACTTTATATACTTGGATTTGTTGTCTTTTAAATGTAgcatgttttaatatttgtgctttttctgtctgaacAGGTGAACGTTGGACCTTTAGGAAGGGAAGGTTCAGGATCTCCGCTGATTGTTACAGAGAATGTCACATCGGCTACAACAACACATGTTACAAAGGTAACAAAGAAGATGACAAGCTATGTTCTCAAGTGTTCAGTACACACCATCTTTATTGCCATGTGACAGGTGAATTTTATGTAACTTCAGAAATgtaaagttttgtgtgtgtgtgtgtgtatgttgttttttaaagacagtgaaAGGGGGTTACTCAGAGACCAGAATTGAGAAGAGGATCATCATTACAGGAGATGATGATGTCGACCAGGACCAGGTCACTGCGTTCTCACCTCAGCGATATTAAAAAACATTCATCTGAATCATTCAAATATACATAACCatattaacacactcacacacacacacacacacacacacattaaagtaCTCAAATTAAATATGGAAAGAACTAATGTATTCTGATAACTCTTTTGTGGTTGCTTGGTTTTCACAGGCACTCGCCATGGCAATAAAAGAAGCCAAGCAACAGCATCCAGACATGCTAGTGACCAAGGCTGTGGTTGTCAGGGAAACAGAATCTTCCACTCAAGACTCACATGGAGACTCTGAGGTACTGGAATTGGTcctaaacactaaacacagagcATAGTTAATTTGGTCCCTTTGAAATTAAATACCTCAAAGGAGAAACATCTGTCTTATATTCTGAGAAAGAATATGACCACACAGTAACTCTGCAAGTGTTGGTATTTCAGAGCACAATTTCCTGGGTTGATTTATTTGACGTAGTTATGCAATAACAAGTAAATTGTTGTGGTTACCTGTGAGGATTCTGTTATTGAGTGTCTTAAAATGTTATTTACTCCAATGAGAGTGTCTTTTATAAACACTAAAATTCTCATATAAGCTACAGTTAACACTCTCAGGGCCAGATTTACTAAAAGTTTGCTGGTGTTTTAATACATGTAAAGCTGtgatcagaagaaaaaaaaatcatgtgagCTGATTTATTAAGAAAGTGCACAGAGATGTGCTGATCATAGTTCAGAACAGACATCCACCATTGTTAGCCTTCTCTCATTTGGACTAGTTAGAGGATCACTTGCAAGGAAAGCAATTCAGCATAGAGATATTCCTCGCTACTTATGTTATTTTAGTGCAGTTATGTTGTGCCCCTCTAAAGTAGCAATAAAGCACCACTACAGCATCAACTTCcagtcatttttacagttacaaGACAAATTATT includes the following:
- the LOC115806952 gene encoding band 4.1-like protein 1, yielding MSEKGSASDMKNAMEGDAKKACQDHESKMSDDHRDTDDSSEKTPSRVSKSPQKSSKRPKTVPVRVTLLDGSDYETGLEKLARGQVLFDMVCDHLNLLEKDYFGLAFYDTDNQKNWLDPSKEIKKQIRAGSWQFSFAVKFYPPEPSQLIEDITRYYLCLQLRDDMLSGRLPCSFVTHALLGSYTVQAELGDYDPDEHGHDYVSDFRFAPNQTRELEERVMELHRTYRGMSPAEAEISFLENAKKLSMYGVDLHHAKDSEGIDIMLGVCASGLLIYRDRLRINRFAWPKILKISYKRSNFYIKIRPGEVEKKYEQFESTIGFKLPNHRASKRLWKVCIEHHTFFRLVSPEPPPKGFLVIGSKFRYSGRTQAQTRQASALIDRPAPQFERSISRRYLLSRSLDGASALGETVDQLSQQSTTEPIASLPRDEQDQDYLEPSLDQDVDQDFGHDREQDQKPDSVTTPTRTVELKREEAGSPVDTKTESDLEVTPRPKQEQFLDKPEDVLQKHQASINELKRALREPNSKLVHREKRLSGASPGSTPEKKAASVDSILIEEQDGCQRDLTLSSKEDRSRIPPKIAPLAADPLREGEDNSTNRDFMKPTCDEVSDTFGAQTSDSNTTPLSVESEKNRAKHFILKDKHYPDADGQEKKTYDNEPHCGRFLPENGIHANGYDAHPAEICLNSRIFHSNEESESPDLPSYMNRGWHEPSPSAVIVKHMRDCEGAQRQITETEQGNFGIKNHSDLVTCTDNSKTKDLKTEARESTKHESTHSGVKRVVPLKPERSKKYKGNKGIPQQVQNQNERNFTAEVDGNDLTKSKESPSGCKHSLDDASFSHPSNPLAADSSTADVNPGLTTNGQLAEARGACQKQKPDRQKLKDSSDLTRHRFSYEYGQALYEDPTPLSTYSSTSIAPLMFDQTTPLNIPVKSQRTRDGGIIIRNRSISTTDPCYSLLKNCSLDTAKRKPVEPVSTPAIHAEPLEETQREPWERHLGSVSEDDLDHETPYPKETHLGIERKCSSITVSSTSSLEAEVDFTVLMDLQTGMEEFSKGMSELGEKDISPGLSLSEQMEPARHSPPAFILGADPIAPVEEPPPVEVRKPEPFVPKKAPRSVLAAQAMKREAAELASSQLTWKEGTQVTSIQPISRESSDIIASQTLRKTEVKTETQPNGSEVTTTIMEITDQDHGVSGVREARYSMIETASPVNVGPLGREGSGSPLIVTENVTSATTTHVTKTVKGGYSETRIEKRIIITGDDDVDQDQALAMAIKEAKQQHPDMLVTKAVVVRETESSTQDSHGDSES